In one Nicotiana tomentosiformis chromosome 6, ASM39032v3, whole genome shotgun sequence genomic region, the following are encoded:
- the LOC104108448 gene encoding myb family transcription factor PHL7-like: protein MYQPKGVPGSSLVHNNAAVHSQLLDCDDGSMDPTSGGNNNSNPSLASKQRLRWTNELHERFVDAVAQLGGPDRATPKGVLRVMGVQGLTIYHVKSHLQKYRLAKYLPDSSSDGKKPDKKESRDMLSSLDGSSGVEITTALKLQMEVQKRLHEQLEVQKQLQLRIEAQGKYLKKIIEEQQRLSGVLSEVPGSGVTAPPTGDNGPESDNRSEPGTPAPTSESPNVEKHVKAHAPTKSLSVDESFSLQHEPLTPDSDCPESSPMESPNGERSSKKQRVATSAAFAKDDVALTHQILESSLSSPYQQPPSVFITRDQFNRTSGLSLGIEDQKVSGNM from the exons ATGTATCAGCCCAAAGGCGTTCCAGGTTCAAGCTTAGTCCACAACAATGCAGCAGTGCATAGTCAGTTATTAGACTGTGATGACGGCTCAATGGATCCGACCAGTGGAGGCAATAACAACAGCAATCCTAGTCTTGCTTCAAAGCAACGTCTGCGTTGGACCAATGAGCTTCATGAACGATTTGTTGATGCTGTCGCACAACTTGGTGGCCCGGATA GAGCTACACCGAAAGGTGTTCTTAGAGTCATGGGTGTACAAGGGCTAACCATTTACCATGTAAAAAGCCATTTACAG AAATATCGACTTGCTAAATATCTTCCAGATTCCTCATCTGATG GGAAAAAACCTGATAAGAAAGAATCGAGGGATATGCTATCAAGTTTGGATGGTTCATC AGGAGTGGAAATCACTACGGCTCTAAAGCTGCAGATGGAGGTGCAAAAGCGACTGCACGAGCAACTGGAG GTCCAGAAACAGCTACAACTTAGAATAGAAGCCCAAGGGAAGTATTTGAAGAAGATAATCGAAGAGCAACAGCGGCTCAGTGGAGTTCTTTCAGAAGTTCCTGGTTCTGGGGTCACTGCTCCTCCAACTGGTGACAATGGCCCAGAATCTGATAATAGGAGTGAACCAGGGACTCCTGCACCAACATCTGAGTCCCCTAATGTTGAGAAGCATGTAAAAGCACATGCCCCAACCAAGAGCCTTTCTGTGGACGAATCATTCTCCTTGCAGCATGAGCCTCTCACTCCAGATTCTGATTGCCCAGAGTCGTCGCCAATGGAGAGCCCTAACGGTGAGAGGTCATCGAAGAAACAAAGAGTGGCCACAAGTGCAGCCTTTGCAAAAGACGATGTGGCACTTACACATCAGATATTGGAATCAAGCTTGAGCTCACCATACCAGCAACCACCTTCAGTTTTTATAACGAGGGACCAATTTAATCGTACATCAGGATTATCTCTTGGCATTGAGGATCAGAAAGTTTCTGGTAACATGTAG